The Prevotella sp. E9-3 genome has a window encoding:
- a CDS encoding phosphatidylinositol-specific phospholipase C domain-containing protein, whose translation MKTLFQTLMAGMLMCMSAVTVTYADQTDWMKAIDGNVYVRQLSIPGAHDAASNSHVSLATFSQTQSKSIAQMLTAGVRFFDLRPKPNNGDMPLYHGISSTNYTLRSALTEIGDFLAEHSDELVIVMVRDESDGGGAGNFFPYLKTILTESGKSYSGRFVRFKAALKLSECRGKILMISRENPGSDATCPIDFLSGSGGWNTYDFANMRGARINGVWVYGQDYWEIDNHANKQKGIIRMLQFSQSGLTRRNGHHTWVFNSTSGYKGSISTASAYAENAAYQNSRVVEYLKTHHGPVGIMMMDYAADDNGKSKATKGLALTQALIDNNAYIQLEPKNDDVVKTGTKEFVSTPTRETTLRAPSVPLFVSDPYFQVWSNGDNLSSQNTTHRDGAAKRMYAYLRVDGKCYRLMGLGDQRTVWMGRDATCRYKSASSEDKNWTAMDFDDSQWTEGIGPFNGGDTHNGWTEWSNAGQNDLFVRYHVQLNDWELSQLDHLRLRIAYDQDPVVYINGVQAWSASGWKENGSDVSDIELDYDASNMLVEGDNVIAVKVGRGGGGQFLTCQLEATLLNGQPLTATQSVKPKVMASQTYYQLKAGTVNVDLTFTNPQRLDKLDLLSTPIDYLSYKVTPTDGKNHNVQFYLMLSPEFVASNNDYGRYTTQMEAGGLKMVRCGHDVQEIGASSRADWGYLYVVAEPTKNQDVCFGYDATRFLADGRIPGRPLTGARHELFSNGKVHPFIVFKDDLGRVEAGKSQYGFATIGYDYDGKAVHDADGGQGTLPNYYTRQGLFTELLRKYVANYSTMMASALEWDERVFDDALETGGEKYAQLASLAYRQTAAAHTVAKDKNGAPLVYNMSAGFWQKMQSADVIYAVAPLLLSYEPALVLKNLLPTIQYYNIPEWTSTWAGEECAPHTLGNYPWIGSSESNGRLESNANLLLVAAVAACLDADTKFFIDHYTTLKSWADNTLLYLNGTKSMTNEWSLDSDAFGTTGGSLKQSRHLSAKAILAIAGMGRIAKLVGNTTDATRYATLAASYAATWKQNNQNGNHYVQADDVDWGQKYALVYDQLLGTNLFADVIDKELTYYQSKIATYGLPIDGRSNIGALGETLASAAMGSETDWTTMLTPVYKYVNTTSLRVPLRTSYNTSSGSSWGNSGIDDGNTQKGSPLVGLLWTKQLKGLVPEVDTGVFEITESSVRQHDTAVYDLQGRRVAEKNLKSGLYIVQGKKRWVK comes from the coding sequence ATGAAAACCCTCTTCCAAACTCTGATGGCTGGCATGCTGATGTGCATGTCAGCCGTCACTGTGACTTATGCCGACCAGACCGACTGGATGAAAGCAATTGACGGAAATGTGTATGTACGCCAGTTGTCTATTCCTGGTGCACACGATGCTGCATCTAACTCGCATGTGTCGCTAGCCACATTCAGTCAGACACAGTCAAAGTCGATTGCCCAGATGCTAACGGCTGGCGTGCGTTTCTTTGACCTTCGTCCCAAACCAAACAATGGCGATATGCCCCTGTATCATGGTATATCGTCAACAAACTATACACTGCGTAGTGCATTGACCGAGATAGGCGATTTCTTGGCCGAGCATTCCGATGAACTGGTGATAGTGATGGTGCGTGACGAGAGTGATGGGGGAGGGGCAGGAAACTTCTTTCCATATCTGAAAACCATTCTTACTGAATCGGGAAAAAGCTATTCAGGGAGGTTTGTGCGTTTTAAGGCTGCACTGAAACTCAGTGAATGTCGTGGAAAGATTCTCATGATCAGTAGGGAGAATCCTGGCAGCGATGCCACCTGTCCGATAGACTTCCTCTCTGGGAGCGGAGGATGGAACACTTACGACTTTGCCAACATGCGAGGTGCACGCATCAATGGGGTGTGGGTCTATGGTCAGGACTATTGGGAAATAGATAATCATGCCAACAAGCAGAAAGGCATCATCCGTATGCTGCAGTTCTCGCAAAGCGGACTGACACGCAGAAACGGGCATCATACCTGGGTGTTCAACAGTACATCGGGCTATAAAGGCTCTATCAGTACGGCGTCGGCCTATGCCGAGAATGCTGCCTATCAGAACTCACGGGTGGTGGAATATCTGAAGACTCATCATGGGCCTGTGGGCATCATGATGATGGACTATGCCGCCGACGATAATGGGAAATCGAAAGCCACCAAGGGACTGGCACTGACCCAAGCTCTGATAGACAACAATGCCTACATACAGTTGGAACCTAAGAATGATGACGTGGTGAAAACGGGTACAAAGGAGTTTGTTTCAACCCCAACTCGTGAGACCACACTTCGTGCGCCATCGGTGCCCCTGTTTGTGAGCGACCCCTATTTTCAAGTGTGGTCGAACGGCGATAACCTCAGTTCACAGAATACCACCCATCGTGATGGCGCAGCCAAACGGATGTATGCCTATCTGAGAGTGGATGGTAAGTGCTACAGACTGATGGGATTGGGCGACCAGCGCACCGTGTGGATGGGGCGAGATGCCACTTGCCGATATAAGAGTGCTTCCTCGGAAGACAAGAACTGGACAGCGATGGATTTTGATGACAGTCAATGGACTGAAGGAATAGGACCGTTTAACGGAGGCGATACCCACAACGGATGGACAGAATGGAGCAATGCCGGTCAGAACGATCTGTTTGTGCGCTATCATGTGCAGTTGAACGACTGGGAACTGTCCCAGCTCGATCATCTGCGGTTGCGCATTGCCTACGATCAGGACCCGGTGGTCTATATCAATGGCGTTCAGGCTTGGAGCGCCTCGGGATGGAAAGAGAACGGCAGCGATGTGAGCGATATTGAACTGGACTACGACGCATCGAACATGCTGGTGGAAGGCGATAATGTGATAGCCGTGAAAGTAGGCCGCGGTGGGGGCGGACAGTTCCTTACCTGTCAGTTGGAAGCTACCTTGCTGAACGGTCAGCCGCTGACGGCCACTCAGAGCGTAAAGCCCAAGGTGATGGCCTCGCAGACTTACTATCAGCTGAAAGCCGGTACGGTCAATGTGGATCTTACATTCACCAATCCGCAAAGGCTTGATAAACTGGATCTTTTATCTACACCCATAGACTATCTGTCGTATAAGGTAACTCCTACAGACGGGAAGAATCACAATGTTCAGTTCTATCTGATGCTGTCGCCTGAGTTCGTGGCTTCTAACAACGATTATGGCCGATACACCACTCAGATGGAGGCCGGCGGACTGAAAATGGTGCGCTGTGGGCATGATGTTCAGGAGATTGGTGCTTCATCAAGGGCCGATTGGGGCTACCTGTATGTTGTTGCCGAACCGACAAAGAATCAGGATGTGTGCTTCGGCTATGACGCTACTCGCTTCTTGGCAGACGGACGCATTCCAGGAAGACCGCTTACAGGTGCAAGGCATGAGCTGTTCTCGAACGGGAAGGTACATCCTTTTATCGTGTTCAAAGACGATTTAGGACGTGTGGAAGCGGGGAAGAGTCAGTATGGATTTGCTACGATAGGATATGATTACGACGGCAAGGCTGTTCATGATGCCGATGGCGGACAAGGCACTCTTCCGAATTACTATACCCGTCAAGGACTGTTTACGGAATTGTTGCGGAAGTATGTTGCTAACTATAGCACCATGATGGCATCGGCTCTTGAATGGGACGAGCGGGTGTTTGATGACGCTCTGGAAACAGGTGGAGAGAAATATGCTCAGTTGGCCTCGTTGGCCTATAGACAGACTGCTGCTGCCCATACGGTGGCAAAAGATAAAAATGGGGCACCGCTCGTCTATAATATGTCGGCAGGCTTCTGGCAGAAAATGCAGTCGGCCGATGTGATCTATGCAGTGGCACCACTGCTGTTGAGCTATGAGCCGGCGCTGGTGCTCAAGAATCTGTTGCCCACCATTCAGTACTATAATATACCTGAATGGACCTCTACATGGGCTGGCGAAGAGTGCGCTCCTCATACACTTGGTAATTATCCGTGGATAGGCTCGTCGGAGAGTAACGGCCGTCTGGAATCGAATGCCAACCTGTTGCTGGTAGCGGCTGTGGCTGCCTGTCTGGATGCCGACACGAAGTTCTTCATAGACCATTACACCACGTTGAAGTCATGGGCTGACAATACGCTCCTCTACTTGAATGGAACAAAGAGCATGACAAACGAATGGTCGTTGGACAGCGATGCCTTCGGAACCACGGGCGGTTCACTGAAACAGAGCCGTCATCTCAGTGCAAAAGCAATTCTTGCTATTGCCGGCATGGGGAGAATTGCTAAACTGGTGGGGAATACTACCGATGCTACCCGATATGCAACATTGGCTGCCAGCTATGCCGCAACGTGGAAGCAGAATAATCAGAATGGCAACCACTATGTTCAAGCCGATGATGTGGACTGGGGACAGAAATACGCATTGGTATATGACCAGTTGTTGGGAACGAATCTCTTTGCTGATGTGATTGATAAGGAATTGACTTACTATCAGTCGAAAATAGCTACTTACGGACTGCCTATCGATGGGCGTAGTAATATTGGTGCCTTAGGCGAGACACTGGCTTCTGCTGCAATGGGCAGTGAGACAGACTGGACGACAATGCTTACACCGGTATATAAGTATGTGAATACCACCTCGTTGCGCGTACCGTTGCGCACATCGTACAATACTTCCAGTGGTAGCAGTTGGGGAAATAGCGGCATTGACGATGGAAATACCCAAAAAGGTTCCCCCCTTGTCGGTTTACTATGGACGAAACAACTTAAAGGACTTGTTCCTGAAGTAGACACTGGCGTTTTCGAAATAACGGAATCTTCTGTAAGACAGCATGATACGGCCGTCTATGATCTGCAAGGAAGACGTGTAGCTGAAAAGAACTTGAAGAGCGGTCTCTATATTGTACAAGGAAAGAAACGGTGGGTCAAGTAG
- the pckA gene encoding phosphoenolpyruvate carboxykinase (ATP): protein MAKLDLTKYGITGSTVIAHNPSYETLFAEETKAELTGYDKGQNTELNAVNVMTGIYTGRSPKDKYIVCDEQSKDKVWWTSEEYKNDNHPMSEEVWAKVKEIAIKELCNKNLYVVDAFCGANEATRLAVRFIVEVAWQAHFVTNMFIQPTAEELEKFEPNFVIYNASKAKVENYKELGLNSETCVAFNTTSREQVIINTWYGGEMKKGMFSMQNYYLPLQGIASMHCSANTDMEGKNTAIFFGLSGTGKTTLSTDPKRLLIGDDEHGWDDEGVFNLEGGCYAKVINLSKENEPDIYGAIKRNALLENVTVDKDGKIDFADKSVTENTRVSYPINHIEKIAQKVNGKSAGPDAKNVIFLSADAFGVLPPVSILTPEQTKYYFLSGFTAKLAGTERGITEPTPTFSACFGQAFLELHPTKYAEELVKKMEKSGAKAYLVNTGWNGTGKRISIPDTRGIIDAILDGSILKAPTKKVPFFDFEVPTELPNVNPAILDPRDTYATAAEWEEKAKDLAARFIKNFKKYEGNEAGKALVAAGPKL, encoded by the coding sequence ATGGCAAAGTTAGATTTGACAAAGTATGGTATCACTGGTTCTACCGTGATTGCCCACAATCCTTCGTATGAGACTCTGTTCGCAGAAGAGACAAAGGCTGAGCTGACTGGCTACGACAAGGGTCAGAACACTGAGCTGAACGCTGTAAACGTAATGACCGGTATCTACACTGGCCGTTCTCCTAAGGACAAGTACATCGTTTGCGACGAGCAGAGCAAGGATAAGGTATGGTGGACTTCTGAAGAGTACAAGAACGATAACCACCCCATGAGCGAGGAGGTTTGGGCCAAGGTTAAGGAAATCGCTATCAAGGAGCTCTGCAACAAGAACCTCTATGTTGTTGACGCTTTCTGCGGTGCTAACGAAGCTACTCGTCTGGCTGTTCGCTTCATCGTTGAAGTTGCATGGCAGGCTCACTTTGTTACCAACATGTTCATCCAGCCTACCGCTGAGGAACTGGAGAAGTTCGAACCTAACTTCGTAATCTATAACGCTTCTAAGGCTAAGGTTGAAAACTACAAGGAGCTGGGTCTGAACTCAGAGACTTGTGTTGCTTTCAACACCACAAGCCGCGAGCAGGTAATCATCAACACATGGTATGGTGGTGAGATGAAGAAGGGTATGTTCTCAATGCAGAACTACTATCTGCCTCTGCAGGGTATCGCTTCTATGCACTGCTCTGCTAACACCGACATGGAAGGTAAGAACACCGCTATCTTCTTCGGTCTGTCTGGTACAGGTAAGACCACTCTGTCAACCGATCCTAAGCGTCTGCTGATTGGTGACGACGAGCACGGATGGGATGACGAGGGCGTATTCAACCTCGAGGGTGGCTGCTATGCTAAGGTTATCAACCTGAGCAAGGAGAACGAGCCCGACATCTATGGCGCTATCAAGCGTAACGCTCTTCTGGAGAACGTAACAGTAGATAAGGATGGCAAGATTGACTTCGCTGATAAGAGCGTAACTGAGAACACTCGTGTATCTTATCCTATCAACCACATTGAGAAGATCGCTCAGAAGGTAAATGGTAAGAGTGCAGGTCCTGACGCTAAGAACGTTATCTTCCTGTCAGCTGACGCATTCGGCGTACTGCCCCCAGTATCTATCCTGACTCCTGAGCAGACCAAGTACTACTTCCTGTCTGGTTTCACAGCTAAGCTGGCTGGTACAGAGCGTGGTATCACTGAGCCTACTCCTACTTTCTCTGCTTGCTTCGGTCAGGCATTCCTCGAGCTGCACCCCACAAAGTACGCTGAGGAGCTGGTTAAGAAGATGGAGAAGAGCGGTGCTAAGGCTTACCTCGTAAACACTGGTTGGAACGGTACCGGCAAGCGTATCTCTATCCCCGATACACGTGGTATCATCGACGCTATCCTGGACGGAAGCATCCTGAAGGCTCCTACAAAGAAGGTTCCTTTCTTCGACTTCGAAGTTCCCACAGAGCTGCCTAACGTAAATCCTGCTATCCTGGATCCTCGCGACACTTACGCTACTGCTGCTGAGTGGGAGGAGAAGGCTAAGGATCTGGCTGCCCGTTTCATCAAGAACTTCAAGAAGTACGAGGGTAACGAGGCCGGTAAGGCTCTGGTCGCTGCAGGTCCAAAGCTGTAA
- the metG gene encoding methionine--tRNA ligase — protein MEQKNFKRTTVTSALPYANGGVHIGHLAGVYVPADIYVRYLRLKKREVLFIGGSDEHGVPITVRARKEGITPQDVVDRYHKMIKDSFEEFGISFDIYSRTTSETHHKFAAEWFKKLYDEGKLTEETTEQLYDEEAKQFLADRYVTGECPHCHAQGAYGDQCEKCGRDLSPTELINPKSTISGSTPVLKKTKNWYLPLNEYQDWLKKWILEEHKEWRPNVYGQCKSWLDMDLQPRAMTRDLDWGIPVPVKDAEGKVLYVWFDAPIGYVSNTKELCEKEPEKWGNWEKWWQDEDTRLIHFIGKDNIVFHCIIFPVMMKAHGKYIMPDNVPANEFLNLENDKISTSRNWAVWLHEYLVDMPGKQDVLRYVLTANAPETKDNNFTWKDFQDRNNNELVAVYGNFVNRALQLTKKYWNGVVPACGELLDVDKQALEEFKDVKAKVEALLEQFKFRDAQFEAMNLARIGNRYITECEPWKVWKTDPKRCETILNICLQLTANLAIAFEPFLPFSSKKLREMLNIESFEWEQLGSTDLLEAGHQLGEPALLFEKIEDEVIQKQLDKLEATKKANEAASYKAAPIKENVSFEEFEKLDIRVGLVKACQRVPKSKKLLQFTIDDGSGTDRTICSGIAAFYDNPEELVGKRILFVANFAPRKMMGIESQGMILSAVDFDESLSVVTTTKDVKPGSQVG, from the coding sequence ATGGAACAGAAAAATTTTAAGCGTACTACTGTTACGTCGGCGCTACCTTATGCAAATGGTGGCGTACATATCGGACACTTGGCCGGTGTGTATGTACCTGCTGATATCTATGTGCGTTATCTTCGACTGAAGAAGCGTGAGGTGCTGTTTATCGGTGGTAGCGACGAGCACGGCGTGCCCATCACAGTACGTGCCCGTAAGGAGGGTATCACACCCCAGGATGTTGTAGATCGATATCATAAAATGATTAAGGATTCGTTCGAGGAGTTTGGAATCTCGTTCGATATCTATAGCCGTACTACTTCAGAAACACATCATAAGTTTGCTGCCGAATGGTTCAAGAAACTTTATGATGAGGGTAAACTTACTGAAGAGACCACGGAACAGCTCTACGATGAGGAGGCAAAGCAATTCCTGGCTGACCGCTATGTAACTGGTGAGTGCCCCCACTGTCATGCTCAGGGAGCCTATGGCGACCAGTGCGAGAAGTGCGGACGCGACCTTTCGCCCACAGAACTCATCAATCCTAAATCGACTATCTCAGGTTCTACCCCCGTTCTGAAGAAGACCAAGAACTGGTATCTGCCTCTGAACGAGTATCAGGACTGGTTGAAAAAGTGGATTCTGGAGGAGCACAAGGAGTGGCGCCCCAACGTATATGGTCAGTGTAAGAGCTGGCTTGATATGGATCTGCAGCCTCGTGCAATGACGCGCGACTTGGATTGGGGTATTCCTGTTCCTGTAAAGGATGCGGAAGGCAAAGTGCTCTATGTATGGTTTGATGCACCTATTGGCTATGTATCGAACACTAAGGAACTGTGTGAAAAAGAGCCTGAGAAGTGGGGCAACTGGGAAAAATGGTGGCAGGACGAGGATACTCGTCTGATTCACTTCATTGGTAAGGACAACATCGTGTTCCACTGCATCATCTTCCCTGTGATGATGAAGGCTCACGGCAAGTATATCATGCCTGACAACGTGCCTGCCAACGAGTTCCTGAACTTGGAGAACGATAAGATTTCTACCTCTCGCAACTGGGCTGTATGGCTCCATGAGTATCTGGTAGATATGCCTGGCAAGCAGGATGTGTTGCGCTATGTGTTGACTGCCAATGCACCAGAGACCAAAGACAACAACTTTACTTGGAAAGACTTCCAAGATCGCAATAACAACGAGTTGGTAGCTGTTTACGGCAACTTCGTAAACCGTGCTCTTCAGCTCACCAAGAAATATTGGAACGGCGTTGTTCCTGCCTGTGGTGAACTGCTGGATGTAGATAAGCAGGCCCTTGAGGAATTCAAGGATGTAAAGGCTAAGGTAGAAGCTTTGCTGGAGCAGTTCAAGTTCCGTGATGCTCAGTTCGAGGCTATGAACCTGGCTCGTATTGGAAACCGTTACATCACCGAGTGTGAGCCTTGGAAGGTTTGGAAGACTGATCCTAAGCGTTGCGAGACTATCCTGAATATCTGTTTGCAGTTGACAGCCAACCTCGCTATCGCCTTCGAACCATTCCTGCCATTCAGCAGCAAGAAACTGCGTGAGATGCTGAATATCGAGAGCTTCGAATGGGAACAGTTGGGTAGCACCGATCTTCTAGAGGCTGGACACCAGTTGGGCGAGCCTGCACTGCTGTTCGAGAAAATTGAGGACGAAGTGATTCAGAAGCAGCTCGACAAGCTGGAGGCTACCAAGAAAGCTAATGAGGCTGCCAGTTATAAGGCTGCTCCTATTAAGGAGAATGTTAGCTTTGAAGAGTTTGAGAAGCTTGATATCCGTGTTGGTCTGGTTAAAGCCTGTCAGCGTGTGCCAAAGTCAAAGAAACTGTTGCAGTTCACCATCGATGATGGTAGTGGTACCGACCGCACTATCTGCTCTGGCATTGCCGCTTTCTATGATAATCCCGAAGAACTTGTTGGCAAGCGTATCCTCTTTGTGGCCAACTTTGCTCCTCGTAAGATGATGGGTATTGAGAGTCAGGGCATGATTCTGAGTGCCGTTGATTTTGACGAGAGTCTTAGCGTGGTAACTACCACAAAGGATGTGAAGCCCGGTTCTCAGGTAGGCTAA
- a CDS encoding lipopolysaccharide biosynthesis protein, with the protein MAESLKEKTAKGLFWGGLSNIIQQLLSLVIGVVLARKLTQDDYGMVGMLAIFSATAAALHEGGFISALCRKKEVTHEDYNAVFWTSSLVSLSLYVILFFCAPLIADFYQVPELIPLARFIFVGFFLSSLGVAPRAITFRKMMVRENTIVYITAQVLSGIVGITMAIKGYAYWGIATQTLVYVSVISLLNFYFAKWHPTFTFNFAPIRELIGFSSKLVLTNIVNVVNNNLFAVVLGKLYTTHVVGNYTQANKWNTMGYSLGSNMIIGIAQPIFAKTNDNPARQKQIFRKVLRFTAFISFPFMFGLSIVSEEFIVILLTEKWLESAHLLRILCIAGAFIPFSTLFSNLLISKGRSTTYFFSTLALCIVQLGAAWFSSPLGITVMVWIYTAVTISWLFVWFFLARKNLGITILEVGKDVIPYFLLAGGIALMAYEWLMGIPNMYLRFILKLFVAGSTYCLALWLLKSTIFKESIAFLLKRELNA; encoded by the coding sequence ATGGCAGAATCGCTAAAGGAGAAAACAGCCAAAGGCCTCTTTTGGGGTGGACTGAGCAATATTATCCAGCAACTGCTCAGTTTAGTTATTGGCGTTGTATTGGCACGTAAACTCACACAGGACGACTATGGAATGGTGGGTATGCTTGCCATTTTTTCTGCTACTGCTGCTGCTTTACATGAAGGAGGTTTTATTTCGGCCCTGTGTAGGAAGAAAGAAGTGACACATGAAGATTATAATGCGGTGTTTTGGACTTCTTCTCTTGTGAGTCTGTCACTCTATGTTATTCTCTTTTTCTGTGCCCCACTGATTGCCGATTTTTATCAAGTTCCAGAACTGATACCGTTGGCGAGGTTCATCTTCGTTGGTTTCTTCCTTTCCAGTCTTGGCGTGGCGCCAAGGGCTATTACGTTCCGTAAGATGATGGTTCGTGAGAACACGATAGTGTATATCACCGCTCAGGTGCTCTCTGGCATCGTGGGAATTACGATGGCCATCAAGGGATATGCCTATTGGGGTATCGCCACTCAGACGCTTGTCTATGTCTCTGTTATTTCGCTGTTGAACTTCTATTTTGCCAAATGGCATCCTACGTTTACCTTTAATTTTGCTCCCATCAGGGAACTGATTGGCTTTAGCAGTAAGTTGGTGTTGACGAATATTGTGAATGTGGTGAACAATAATCTGTTTGCGGTTGTATTGGGAAAACTCTATACCACCCATGTGGTGGGCAATTATACTCAAGCCAACAAATGGAACACGATGGGCTATTCTTTGGGTAGCAACATGATTATAGGTATTGCACAGCCCATATTTGCAAAGACCAATGACAATCCTGCCCGACAGAAACAGATATTCAGGAAAGTGTTGCGTTTTACAGCCTTTATCAGTTTCCCCTTTATGTTCGGCTTGTCGATTGTTTCTGAGGAGTTTATTGTCATACTGCTTACTGAAAAATGGCTTGAGAGTGCTCATTTGTTGCGTATCCTCTGTATTGCAGGCGCATTCATTCCTTTTTCAACCTTGTTTTCCAATCTGCTTATCAGCAAAGGGCGTTCTACTACTTATTTCTTCAGTACCTTGGCGCTTTGTATTGTTCAGTTGGGAGCAGCATGGTTCTCATCGCCACTTGGTATTACAGTGATGGTGTGGATTTATACTGCCGTCACCATCAGTTGGCTGTTTGTCTGGTTCTTCTTGGCAAGAAAAAATTTGGGAATAACAATCCTTGAAGTTGGTAAGGATGTTATTCCCTATTTCCTATTGGCAGGAGGCATTGCCCTTATGGCCTATGAATGGCTGATGGGCATTCCTAATATGTATCTGCGTTTCATTCTCAAGCTCTTTGTTGCAGGGAGCACTTATTGTTTAGCCCTTTGGCTGTTGAAGTCAACCATCTTCAAAGAGTCGATAGCCTTTCTTCTGAAGCGAGAATTGAATGCCTAA
- a CDS encoding asparagine synthase C-terminal domain-containing protein: protein MDFCEGFQHKNYAPIPDEERIPVKTSEDIDREIQRQFDALYAKYDNIGILLSGGMDSANLAAYLKPGSHAYTFTSASGEFDADIERAKKYCAKWKLQHHFIEVTMDDFKQFTPIVMRYKYAPVHSIEAQIYKAAIQAKADGVQLMIVGESSDLIFGGMDKLISPEWTFDGFAKRYTFLDPKLVLTNPVDQSELYERYRTGETTIDFMRFMDEVFAVESSGSYLNAFGAAWMPYYDPYASLVMSEPLDMHRVRNGEPKYLVRGLYAMKYPELEIPFKIPMPRPVDAIFKDWEGPKRAEFRKDIPMEQLTGNQKWQLWCAEQFLNMLEK from the coding sequence ATGGACTTCTGTGAAGGTTTTCAACACAAGAACTACGCTCCTATTCCAGATGAAGAAAGAATCCCAGTAAAAACTTCAGAAGATATCGACCGGGAGATTCAACGACAGTTTGACGCACTCTATGCCAAATATGACAATATCGGCATTCTGCTTTCTGGCGGAATGGACAGTGCCAACCTTGCCGCCTATCTGAAGCCAGGCAGTCACGCCTATACTTTCACTTCAGCATCGGGCGAGTTCGATGCCGATATAGAGCGAGCAAAGAAGTATTGCGCCAAGTGGAAGCTGCAGCATCATTTTATTGAAGTGACAATGGACGACTTCAAGCAGTTCACACCGATCGTCATGCGCTATAAGTATGCTCCCGTTCATTCCATTGAGGCACAGATATACAAGGCTGCCATACAGGCGAAAGCTGATGGTGTTCAGCTGATGATTGTGGGAGAAAGTTCTGACTTAATTTTCGGCGGAATGGACAAGCTGATTTCTCCTGAATGGACCTTCGACGGATTTGCAAAGCGCTATACGTTCCTTGATCCCAAACTGGTGCTCACGAATCCTGTTGACCAGTCGGAACTCTATGAACGTTATCGCACCGGAGAGACCACCATCGACTTCATGCGCTTCATGGATGAGGTATTTGCCGTAGAAAGCTCTGGTTCCTATCTGAATGCATTCGGTGCAGCATGGATGCCTTATTATGATCCATACGCATCACTGGTGATGAGTGAGCCACTCGACATGCATCGTGTACGCAATGGCGAACCGAAATACCTGGTGCGCGGACTCTATGCCATGAAATATCCTGAACTGGAGATTCCTTTCAAGATTCCGATGCCCCGCCCTGTAGATGCCATATTCAAAGACTGGGAAGGCCCAAAACGAGCAGAGTTCCGCAAAGATATTCCGATGGAACAGCTGACAGGCAACCAGAAATGGCAACTGTGGTGTGCCGAGCAGTTCTTGAATATGCTGGAGAAATAA
- a CDS encoding adenylyltransferase/cytidyltransferase family protein produces the protein MVIGYTTGVYDLFHIGHLNLLKNAKGMCDKLVVGVTVDELVAYKGKKSMIPFEDRIEIVRSIKYVDAAVPQYDMNKLEACKKLGAKFLFVGDDWYGTEKWQQYEKEFAEAGIQIVYFPYTKGISSTKINEALNAVRGQDLTDVK, from the coding sequence ATGGTTATCGGATATACTACAGGGGTTTACGACCTCTTTCATATTGGACATCTTAATTTGCTGAAAAACGCCAAGGGCATGTGTGACAAATTGGTTGTCGGAGTTACCGTCGATGAACTGGTGGCATACAAGGGCAAGAAATCCATGATTCCTTTTGAGGATCGCATTGAGATTGTTCGCAGCATAAAATATGTTGATGCTGCTGTTCCTCAGTACGACATGAACAAACTGGAGGCTTGCAAGAAACTGGGGGCTAAGTTCCTCTTTGTTGGCGACGACTGGTATGGCACCGAGAAATGGCAACAATATGAGAAGGAGTTTGCAGAAGCAGGCATCCAAATCGTATATTTCCCCTATACTAAAGGCATTTCTTCTACAAAGATTAATGAGGCTCTGAATGCAGTAAGAGGCCAAGACTTAACTGATGTAAAATAA